The genomic region GACCGCCTGATCGTGGAGCCGATCCGCAAGGGAAAGCTGCTGGCACTGCTGGCCTCCCTGGATCCCCTGACTGAACCCTTCCCCGATATCGATGATGACCTGCCTCCACTGAATGACGTGCAACTGTGAGTGCATCACTTGCGTATTTGCTGGACACCAACATCCTGTCCGATCTGGTTCGAAATCCACAGGGTGAGGTATCGGCACAGATCACCAAAGCA from Chromatiales bacterium 21-64-14 harbors:
- a CDS encoding twitching motility protein PilT — translated: MSTPERHARLFRNGRNQALRIPREFELEGEEVIIHKEGDRLIVEPIRKGKLLALLASLDPLTEPFPDIDDDLPPLNDVQL